A single window of Pedosphaera parvula Ellin514 DNA harbors:
- a CDS encoding neutral/alkaline non-lysosomal ceramidase N-terminal domain-containing protein: MSSQPQPLLAGTGRRCTNPPPNIAHGGWGAQKHEQAEGIDMDLWVTALALSDNTTTALFLDIDIQILTNQVADRIRATVSQATGLPVQNIRASATHTHSGPVPYKSWIEKGFEMVEPWFENLYRWCAEAAVEAIANLQEVTVRSGRGECHINVNRRATSPKGDLFLGKNRSGPCDHEVVVVKLDELDSTPVATLVNYACHPTIMGPPNRLITPDYPGAMKRVVEEAVGGHCLFLQGAAGDQGPVQGFQGDPKLYRKLGAVLGHEVAKIALGLNHVPSGESFKEIIPSGAPLGMYNEQFATIAGTPVQVLDCEVPVPLREGLPEKKPATEKLQFWKDKLTAARARNDEPAITEAIYMARRADIQLRMADDFGGKTNAGVRTHIIRFGDIAFVGCNIEPFCEIGMYVKKHSPFPITFMSGYTNGRMAYMATAEEWPKGGYEVENSPFGQSAAESLQREIIQSLHSLVEKK; this comes from the coding sequence ATGAGTTCGCAACCACAACCTTTACTAGCCGGCACTGGCCGCCGTTGCACGAACCCTCCCCCCAACATCGCCCACGGCGGCTGGGGCGCTCAAAAACATGAGCAGGCCGAAGGCATCGACATGGATCTCTGGGTAACCGCCCTCGCTCTCTCGGATAACACCACAACCGCGCTCTTCCTGGATATCGATATCCAAATTCTCACGAACCAGGTCGCCGACCGCATCCGCGCTACGGTTAGCCAAGCCACCGGCCTTCCTGTTCAAAACATCCGTGCTTCCGCCACACACACCCATTCCGGCCCCGTTCCTTACAAGAGTTGGATCGAAAAAGGTTTTGAAATGGTGGAACCCTGGTTTGAAAACCTTTACCGCTGGTGCGCCGAAGCCGCCGTCGAAGCCATCGCCAATCTCCAGGAAGTGACGGTGCGCTCCGGTCGCGGTGAATGCCATATCAATGTAAACCGCCGCGCCACCTCTCCCAAAGGTGACCTGTTCCTCGGCAAGAATCGTAGCGGCCCATGCGACCACGAAGTCGTCGTCGTGAAGCTGGACGAACTCGACAGCACTCCCGTTGCCACTCTGGTCAATTACGCCTGCCACCCCACCATCATGGGCCCGCCCAATCGCCTCATCACACCCGATTATCCCGGTGCCATGAAGCGCGTCGTCGAGGAAGCCGTCGGCGGACATTGCCTCTTCCTCCAAGGCGCCGCTGGCGACCAGGGCCCCGTCCAGGGATTTCAAGGTGATCCCAAACTTTACCGCAAACTCGGCGCCGTCCTCGGCCACGAAGTCGCCAAAATCGCCCTCGGCTTGAACCACGTTCCCTCAGGCGAATCCTTCAAGGAAATAATCCCGTCAGGCGCTCCACTTGGAATGTATAATGAACAGTTCGCAACCATTGCTGGCACTCCTGTGCAAGTCCTCGACTGCGAAGTCCCCGTCCCTCTGCGCGAAGGCTTGCCGGAAAAGAAACCTGCCACCGAGAAGCTGCAATTTTGGAAGGACAAGCTGACTGCTGCGCGTGCACGGAATGATGAACCCGCCATTACCGAAGCCATCTACATGGCCCGCCGCGCCGATATCCAACTCCGCATGGCTGATGATTTCGGCGGCAAAACCAACGCTGGCGTTCGCACGCATATAATCCGCTTCGGCGATATCGCCTTCGTCGGCTGCAATATTGAGCCCTTCTGCGAAATCGGGATGTATGTAAAAAAACATTCTCCTTTTCCCATCACCTTCATGTCCGGCTACACCAATGGTCGCATGGCCTATATGGCCACGGCTGAAGAGTGGCCCAAAGGTGGCTACGAAGTCGAAAACTCTCCATTCGGTCAGAGCGCCGCCGAATCCTTGCAACGCGAAATCATCCAATCTCTGCATTCGCTCGTGGAAAAGAAGTGA